In the Hordeum vulgare subsp. vulgare chromosome 7H, MorexV3_pseudomolecules_assembly, whole genome shotgun sequence genome, one interval contains:
- the LOC123412466 gene encoding polcalcin Phl p 7 codes for MADDMERIFKRFDTNGDGKISLSELTDALRTLGSTSADEVQRMMAEIDTDGDGFIDFSEFISFCNANPGLMKDVAKAF; via the coding sequence ATGGCGGATGACATGGAGAGGATCTTCAAGAGGTTCGACACGAACGGTGACGGGAAGATCTCGCTGTCCGAGCTGACGGACGCGCTGCGGACGCTGGGGTCGACCTCCGCGGACGAGGTGCAGCGCATGATGGCGGAGATCGACACCGATGGTGACGGCTTCATTGACTTCAGCGAGTTCATCTCCTTCTGCAACGCCAACCCGGGACTCATGAAGGACGTCGCCAAGGCCTTCTGA